In a single window of the Rickettsiales bacterium genome:
- the efp gene encoding elongation factor P, which yields MSKIANDIRVGNIIIHEKRLWKVLKTEHVKPGKGGAFVQMEMKEIKAGTKLNQRFRSEETIDVAHYEMKDYQYLFRSGNQITLMDTETFEQIEVDAELFNGTDVFLQDGMNIVVDIAEEQMISASVPAEVTLLVTEAEAVVKGQTAAGSNKPAILENGVRVMVPQFVATGDKIVVKTENSTYVKRAE from the coding sequence ATGTCTAAAATTGCAAATGATATTCGCGTTGGAAATATTATTATCCACGAAAAAAGATTATGGAAAGTTCTTAAAACTGAGCATGTAAAACCGGGTAAAGGTGGTGCATTTGTGCAGATGGAAATGAAGGAAATCAAAGCTGGAACTAAGCTAAATCAGCGTTTCCGCTCAGAGGAAACTATTGATGTAGCACATTATGAAATGAAGGATTATCAATATCTTTTCAGAAGTGGAAATCAAATTACCCTTATGGATACTGAAACTTTTGAGCAAATAGAAGTTGATGCTGAGCTTTTCAACGGCACTGATGTTTTCTTGCAAGATGGTATGAATATAGTTGTTGATATTGCTGAAGAGCAAATGATTTCTGCATCTGTGCCAGCAGAGGTAACTTTACTCGTTACTGAGGCTGAGGCTGTTGTGAAAGGGCAAACAGCGGCGGGTTCAAACAAGCCGGCAATCTTGGAAAATGGCGTTAGAGTAATGGTTCCTCAATTTGTTGCAACTGGCGATAAAATTGTCGTAAAAACTGAAAACTCCACCTATGTAAAAAGGGCGGAGTAA
- a CDS encoding aminotransferase class I/II-fold pyridoxal phosphate-dependent enzyme, with product MPRKQDLQNTSLQTKLVRAGAARSEFGETSEAIFLNSGFCYSNAETAESRFNGVEPGFVYSRYSNPSLRMLEERLTALEKNAEECCVVASGMAAVFASIMCDFKPGDHIVANKVLFGSCHYIINNILVRLGGKVTLVNGENIDEWKAAINEKTTHIFVETPANPSLGLTDIAEVAKLSKKVGARFIVDNIFAGPIIQSPLELGADVTVYSTTKHMDGHGRTLGGAVLGSQKFITETLVPFHRHTGPALSPFNAWIVLKALETYKLRLEKHCENAQKLAEFLEGHKNIERVFYPGLKSHPQYSIAQKQMKNGGPMIAFKVKGGKAETFKLLNNLKIIDISNNLGDAKSLITHPATTTHSNIPEAERNLIGITENMLRLSVGLEDVDDLIRDIELALEN from the coding sequence ATGCCACGCAAACAAGATTTACAAAACACATCGCTTCAAACAAAATTAGTGCGTGCAGGCGCAGCTAGAAGCGAATTTGGTGAGACAAGCGAAGCGATTTTTCTAAATTCAGGCTTTTGTTACAGCAACGCTGAAACCGCTGAAAGCCGTTTTAACGGGGTTGAACCGGGTTTTGTTTATTCCCGATATTCCAACCCATCGCTCAGAATGCTTGAGGAAAGGCTTACCGCACTTGAGAAAAACGCCGAAGAATGTTGCGTGGTTGCAAGCGGAATGGCTGCCGTTTTTGCCTCAATTATGTGTGATTTCAAACCGGGTGATCACATCGTTGCGAATAAGGTTTTGTTTGGCTCTTGCCATTATATCATCAATAATATTTTGGTTCGTTTAGGCGGAAAAGTTACCCTTGTAAATGGTGAAAATATTGATGAATGGAAAGCGGCAATCAATGAAAAAACAACTCATATATTTGTTGAAACCCCAGCAAATCCAAGCCTTGGGCTTACGGATATTGCGGAAGTTGCAAAACTCAGCAAAAAAGTTGGGGCGAGATTTATCGTGGATAATATCTTTGCAGGGCCGATAATCCAAAGCCCGCTTGAGCTTGGGGCTGATGTAACGGTTTATTCAACCACCAAACATATGGATGGACACGGCAGAACACTTGGCGGCGCGGTGCTTGGCTCACAGAAATTTATCACCGAAACTTTAGTGCCATTCCATCGCCACACTGGCCCAGCACTTAGCCCTTTTAATGCGTGGATAGTTCTAAAAGCACTTGAAACTTATAAACTCCGTTTGGAAAAACATTGTGAAAATGCCCAAAAATTGGCGGAATTTTTAGAAGGTCATAAAAATATTGAGAGAGTTTTTTACCCTGGATTAAAATCTCACCCTCAATATTCAATTGCACAAAAACAGATGAAAAATGGCGGGCCAATGATTGCCTTCAAGGTAAAAGGTGGCAAGGCTGAAACCTTCAAATTGTTAAATAATCTCAAAATTATAGATATTTCAAACAATCTTGGTGATGCGAAATCTTTGATAACCCACCCTGCAACTACTACGCATTCCAACATTCCAGAGGCTGAGAGGAATTTAATTGGCATTACTGAAAATATGCTCCGCCTATCTGTTGGCTTGGAAGATGTTGATGATTTGATTAGAGATATTGAATTGGCTTTAGAGAATTAG
- the rpoH gene encoding RNA polymerase sigma factor RpoH: protein MNRINLPAIQENGLSAYIEQVNKFPVLDEKEEFMLATRFKEHNDVTAAHKLVTSHLRLVVKIAMSFRGYGLPISDIISEGNIGLMTAVKKFDASKGFRLSTYAMWWIKASINEFILKSWSIVKMGSSATQKKLFYNLKRLKNQLLGDSSAVNMSDANTDEIADALDVSAEEVRDMDMLMSNKTQSLNTFMGEDSEDEKINFIEDKSDNQEVTLANNQELNFNKNLLAKAFENLNERERDIIKKRRLLENPKTLDDLSNLYGISRERVRQIENRALEKLQNFMLPLAKQFQTS, encoded by the coding sequence ATGAATAGAATAAATTTACCAGCAATTCAAGAAAATGGGCTTTCTGCTTATATTGAGCAAGTCAATAAATTTCCAGTTTTAGATGAGAAAGAAGAATTTATGCTCGCCACGCGTTTCAAGGAGCATAATGATGTAACCGCCGCTCACAAGTTAGTTACAAGCCATTTGCGATTAGTGGTTAAAATTGCGATGTCTTTTAGGGGTTATGGACTGCCAATCAGCGATATTATTAGTGAAGGCAATATTGGTCTGATGACTGCCGTTAAAAAATTTGATGCATCTAAAGGTTTCAGGCTTTCAACCTATGCGATGTGGTGGATTAAGGCTTCAATTAATGAATTTATTTTGAAATCTTGGTCTATTGTGAAAATGGGTTCAAGTGCAACTCAAAAGAAGCTTTTTTACAATCTCAAAAGGCTAAAAAATCAACTTCTGGGTGATTCTTCTGCCGTTAATATGTCTGATGCCAACACTGATGAAATCGCTGATGCACTTGATGTTTCAGCGGAAGAAGTGCGTGATATGGATATGTTAATGAGTAACAAAACGCAATCTCTCAACACTTTTATGGGTGAGGATAGCGAAGATGAAAAAATCAACTTCATTGAGGATAAATCTGATAATCAGGAAGTTACGCTTGCCAACAACCAAGAGTTAAATTTTAATAAAAATTTACTAGCAAAGGCCTTTGAAAATTTGAATGAGCGAGAGCGAGATATTATCAAAAAACGCAGGCTTCTTGAAAATCCTAAAACACTTGATGATTTGAGTAATCTTTATGGAATTTCTCGTGAAAGAGTTCGCCAAATTGAAAATCGTGCGTTAGAAAAACTCCAAAATTTTATGCTTCCGCTTGCGAAGCAATTTCAAACAAGCTGA
- a CDS encoding lysozyme produces MKNALKIIKYYEGFSAEIYKCPAGLPTIGYGHVVLKNEKFETPISKEFAEELLISDCLKFQKQILRLIKIPLKTNQFEALLSFTFNLGSGALQRSTLRQKINRGEIISAADEFLKWIYAGGRILKGLVLRRKAERELFIQ; encoded by the coding sequence ATGAAAAACGCCCTAAAAATAATAAAATATTACGAAGGTTTTTCGGCAGAAATTTATAAATGCCCAGCAGGTTTACCAACTATTGGTTATGGCCATGTGGTGCTAAAAAATGAGAAATTTGAAACTCCAATAAGTAAAGAATTTGCTGAAGAATTACTAATTTCAGATTGTTTGAAGTTTCAAAAGCAAATTTTGCGTTTGATTAAAATCCCCTTAAAAACCAATCAATTTGAGGCTTTGCTCTCATTTACTTTTAACCTAGGTTCTGGGGCTTTGCAGCGTTCAACTCTTCGGCAAAAAATCAACCGAGGCGAGATAATTTCAGCCGCTGATGAATTTTTGAAATGGATTTATGCAGGTGGCAGAATCTTAAAAGGGCTTGTTCTTCGTAGAAAAGCTGAAAGAGAATTGTTTATTCAATGA